The Triticum aestivum cultivar Chinese Spring chromosome 6D, IWGSC CS RefSeq v2.1, whole genome shotgun sequence genomic sequence GGCTTCCATTGAACCTTTTGTTAGCTCTGAGGTGCATACAATGCTGTGATTTTTGTGTTTTGAGTTGCTCTCTTTTGTTGCACCTATGCTGATTAACTTAACCCTTATGTGGACAGTTTGTTCAGAAGCTTCAGAACAAATCATTTACTAAGGAGGAGAAGTTGCAAGTGATTGAAGATGTTGCTGAAGAATTTGCTATCCCGTTTAATACCAAGACATTTGAACGACAGATATCTGGTGTACCTCCAAATAAAAAGGTATGTTTTAGGGAACTTGCTGGTTTATACCGCCGATCCTTTTTATTAACAACTCGACTGGTCATTCACTTCTGATCTTTTTTATCAGGAACTTCTGAAGAAGGGTTCATTCAACGGCGTAGAGGTTGAAGCATCAGGGCGCAATGGACACAGGGTAGATAAGCATGCTGTGCTTGACAGGAAATCTAAATCTATACCTGATGGGCGTGAATGGAAGCAGGAATTTCAGATAAAACCAAAAGATATTCATGTCGTTCCTGATTACATTGGTCAAGTTGGTGAGAAAAGCAGAAAGAACTATTCAGATAAACCTGTTGAGAAGAAACATTTGGATAGTGATGTGCCTCCTGTGAACATGAAGCGAAGGAACGGTCATCAAAAGGAGGTCAACAAGGACGAGAAAAAGGGCGGTCAGTCTTGGAGGGAACTGATGAATGCAGAGGAGCTGGATCTCAATGGCTCAAAGAAGCAGGAGGTTGCCGTGGCAAAACCTGTTCAAAGAGAAATGAAGAAAATAGTTCCTCCATACACAGACCTAAAGGAAACTGAGAAGAAAGACGGCGCCGAAAAGGCTAATGGCAAAGGCTACCATCGAACCCACATGGCTGCTGGCACTGATCATAACTGGGGACATGCTGACTTGGGGCTTAAAACCCTGGGCCTGGAAAAGCAAGAAACTGAATCAGCTGGCACCTTGAATGGCAATGGCAAAACAGTAAACAAGGTTCCTCCTTATTCTAAGCCGTACAAAGCAACGAGCGAGAAGTCTGCTGAAGAAGATAATAATGGTTTGTATAACCGAGCACGGCATATGGGAGAGTTTGGACAGCCGGTGCAAGATAGGCAGCAAATGCCAGAGAAGCTAGTCAACATGCGGCCTCCCTATGTGAAGCCAAACTCTAGCACGAAGCCCGCGCATGAAAATCCAACAGATCAAGCTGCTGCTAATGGCTACAAGCTCAGCGGCTCGGAACCAACGGGTCACCGGAGAGACGGTCTGGTCGACGATGATGGTGCACCTCGGCCCGTTTCCGTGAGAAGGAAAAGTTCAAGGCCACCAACACACGGTTCTTTGTACGATGAGGTGACCAATGATGAAAAGGTGACAAGCCAAACCCCTGGCGGCCGAACAAGGCGTCCAAGCAGCAGGAATGGCTCCCAGGACGACCATGAGCGACGAAAGCACTCGAGCAGGCGTAACGGGTCGACGAGCGGCAGTGACTACCAGACAGAGGAGGATGAGACTGACACTGCGATTGACTTTGGCAATCTGTTGCCCCGAGCGCCTCGTAAGCACCGGAGCAGGAGCGCTCATCCCCGCGAAGGAGGAGGGCACGACGACGAGGAGAGGATGATGGATAAGCTTCTGAGGCACTACAGCAAGaaggggatggagagggaggaggagcacAAGACGAGGTCGAAGTCCAGGACCCCTCGGCCTCGACCCGATCAACCTGCTGACGGCAACAACAGAGAGGGTGCGCCCAGTCATCCAGAGAGAACTGTATCTCTGCCTGCAGAATCTGGCTCCCCGGTGGCGAGGCCGAAGGCTCCGGCTCCTGCTCGGTCCATCTCGCTGCAGCAGGACACGTCCAGGGGGAACGTGCACCCAAAGATGCCTGATTTCGACGAACTTGCTGCGCGGATCAGCGCTCTGAAGAGGGCATGAGTTGCCTGTCACCAGACCTGTTTTCAGGCTTTCAGCACGCCGTGTGTTCTACCGCAGCAACAGCATCTCATGACGGCGATCGCATATTCGCATGAATCAGAGCATCTCCTGAGGTTGTCGCATGCTTCCTCGGACCTCGGTGGCCTTGTTTCAATCTTTCTTTGGTGGTAtacttgcattgcattgcattgctccCTGGGT encodes the following:
- the LOC123143918 gene encoding uncharacterized protein; protein product: MFDSLLNSKFHNKCKHAIKCTRTRLDLVRKKKQAMVKFLRKDVADLLTNNLESHAFGRMEGLIVEMNQASCYDMIEQYCDYIGKQLNNLQKQSECPHEALEAVSTLIFAAARYPDLPELCELRHVFTEKYGASIEPFVSSEFVQKLQNKSFTKEEKLQVIEDVAEEFAIPFNTKTFERQISGVPPNKKELLKKGSFNGVEVEASGRNGHRVDKHAVLDRKSKSIPDGREWKQEFQIKPKDIHVVPDYIGQVGEKSRKNYSDKPVEKKHLDSDVPPVNMKRRNGHQKEVNKDEKKGGQSWRELMNAEELDLNGSKKQEVAVAKPVQREMKKIVPPYTDLKETEKKDGAEKANGKGYHRTHMAAGTDHNWGHADLGLKTLGLEKQETESAGTLNGNGKTVNKVPPYSKPYKATSEKSAEEDNNGLYNRARHMGEFGQPVQDRQQMPEKLVNMRPPYVKPNSSTKPAHENPTDQAAANGYKLSGSEPTGHRRDGLVDDDGAPRPVSVRRKSSRPPTHGSLYDEVTNDEKVTSQTPGGRTRRPSSRNGSQDDHERRKHSSRRNGSTSGSDYQTEEDETDTAIDFGNLLPRAPRKHRSRSAHPREGGGHDDEERMMDKLLRHYSKKGMEREEEHKTRSKSRTPRPRPDQPADGNNREGAPSHPERTVSLPAESGSPVARPKAPAPARSISLQQDTSRGNVHPKMPDFDELAARISALKRA